The following nucleotide sequence is from uncultured Draconibacterium sp..
ACAGCACCAGTCCGGTTAAAGTACATATGATAATGGTATCGATAAACGGTTCTAATAAAGCAACCAACCCTTCAGAAACCGGTTCGTGAGCACGCGCCGCAGCGTGGGCAATTGGTGCCGATCCTTGACCGGCTTCGTTCGAGAATAAGCCACGGTTAACACCACGGTTAAAGGCAAAAGCGATACTTCCGCCGAGGAATCCGCCAACAGCTGCCGAGCCGGAGAAAACATCACCAAAAATGGCCGCAATAGATGGAATAATATTTTCGTAATTGTAAGTAATAACAGCCAGTGCTCCAATAAAATAAACGATTGCCATTAAAGGCACCAGGCGCGATGTAACATTGGCAATACGTTTAATCCCACCAACAATTACCAAACCTAAAAGTATGGCTAGTACTCCGCCACTTATCATGTGATTGATACCAAAGGTTTCGAACAGAGAGTTGGAGATACTGTTAATTTGTGGCAGGTTTCCGGTGCCAAACGACGAGAGGATTGTTGCAACGGCAAAAAGGCCCCCAAGGAAAGTTCCGGTTTTTAATACCTTGTTGTTTTTTAACGGAATGTTCAAGCGTTTTTTCATGAAATACATCGGACCCCCGGCAATCGATCCGTCGGCAGCTTTATCGCGGTATTTGTGCGACAGGGTAACTTCCACAAATTTGGTGGTCATACCCAGTGCCGCGGTTACAAGCATCCAGAAAAGTGCAGCCGGACCACCCAGGTGAATAGCCAAGGCGACACCGGCAATGTTTCCGGTTCCTACTGTTCCCGACAAAGCAGTTGTTAAAGCCTGAAAGTGAGAAGTGTCTCCTTCGTCGCCCTCTTTGTCGAATTTACCCCTTACAATTCGTAAAGAATGTTTCAGGTAGCGGAACTGTGGAAATTTCAGGTAAATGGTAAAAAAGATACCGGTTCCGAGTAATAAAAATACAAACCATTGCGAGCCTCCAATATGCCCGTCGATGGTAGAAAGAATTTCATTGAGTTTGTTCATTATGTGCAGTTTTTTTTATCGTTGAATTCTTTATTCATCAGGTAACTCATGATCTCGCATGGCCGAATATTTTTATTATTGAATGGAGGTAATGACGCATGCTCATTTCATAAATCGAGCTAAAAATAACAATCCTGCTCAATATGTTAAAAAATGCCGCTTTTTATTTTTAAAATGTTATTAATTCTTGAGAAAAGTCATCTTTTGTGATCGGCAATCGTAGGATTGTATTGAACTTAACATTGTTTATTATTTTTTCAATTTCCTATTAAGAAATGTGGAAACCGATTGGTTTTTGTCGTAATTTCGCATTAGCAACTTAAAACAATTAATCATGCTACCAAAATTTTTATTAGCCGACAATTCACTGGAAACTCCGGATACTATTTTTGTGGTTCACACCGAAACACCACGTTTTATTGTGGAAGCCGATATTGATGATTTCTGGAATAACCAGGAAATTCACTGGTTAGATGGAGAACCCGGAGATGAAAAGTTTATTACCGAGTTGGTTGAAGCAGCCGAAGAGTTTTTGGAAAAAGAATTTGAAAATGAAGAGTTGTTGGCTGAAGACGACGATGAAGAGTAGGGAATTTATGCAGATTCGCTTATAGTCGTTTTTGTTAACATTCCGGAACAAGAGAATTATGACATCAAAACGTTTATATCGCTCGAACAACAAAGTGTTGGGAGGAGTATTGGCAGGATTTGCCGAATATTTTTCGGTTGACGTGGTTTTGGTACGCGTAATTTATGTGCTTTTATCGCTTTTTTCTGCCGGTTTTCCGGGATTGCTGGTTTACATCATATTTTGGGCAGTAACACCCGAAAAACCTTTCGATCCTCTTAATCCTGATATTAATTCGTAAGCTCTTCAAACGAAAGGTCCATTAGCGGAAATTTTTCCCACCCGTTAAAATCGTAATGCCACCATTCTGTACTAATCACTGAAAAGCCAAAATGAGACATAACGCCAATAAGAATGGCGCGATTTTGTAATGCCGGTTCAGGCAGGTCAATATAAGTAGAATGGGCTTTTTCTGAGAAATCATCAAATGCTGTGGGCATTACAAGCTCTTGTTTTGTGGCTAAATTCACCAGCGAAACATCAACAGCACAACCCCGGTTATGACGCGAACCCTTTTTCGGATCAGCAACAAAATCAGTGTCCGGATATACTTCGTAAAATCGAACAGTGGCGGCATACGGACGATAAGCATCGTAAACT
It contains:
- a CDS encoding PspC domain-containing protein, coding for MTSKRLYRSNNKVLGGVLAGFAEYFSVDVVLVRVIYVLLSLFSAGFPGLLVYIIFWAVTPEKPFDPLNPDINS
- a CDS encoding M15 family metallopeptidase, with translation MKTTKTLLFLLVAVLLFSCTTKNKTEHKNPYNLSLVNSVKEYKKQVNKDATMELVDLEKVIDNVVLDIRYATANNFTGEVIYQSPKAYARKPVAAALQLVQDSLAGLNLGLKVYDAYRPYAATVRFYEVYPDTDFVADPKKGSRHNRGCAVDVSLVNLATKQELVMPTAFDDFSEKAHSTYIDLPEPALQNRAILIGVMSHFGFSVISTEWWHYDFNGWEKFPLMDLSFEELTN
- a CDS encoding sodium:alanine symporter family protein — protein: MNKLNEILSTIDGHIGGSQWFVFLLLGTGIFFTIYLKFPQFRYLKHSLRIVRGKFDKEGDEGDTSHFQALTTALSGTVGTGNIAGVALAIHLGGPAALFWMLVTAALGMTTKFVEVTLSHKYRDKAADGSIAGGPMYFMKKRLNIPLKNNKVLKTGTFLGGLFAVATILSSFGTGNLPQINSISNSLFETFGINHMISGGVLAILLGLVIVGGIKRIANVTSRLVPLMAIVYFIGALAVITYNYENIIPSIAAIFGDVFSGSAAVGGFLGGSIAFAFNRGVNRGLFSNEAGQGSAPIAHAAARAHEPVSEGLVALLEPFIDTIIICTLTGLVLLSSGVWTEKHENLFQETDIVVLADTYSETSEADVEQLHNYLVGQADLPMFNNSLQVQNGEIINQPTILHARSVAEDIKVLDGDQPYSGEIKITNGKIDRSPDSPNPASLALEGKSLMHSAPLTTIAFTRSWFGDYGKYIVSIGLLMFAFSTAISWSYYGGRAVTYLFGVKGEVWYRIVYVIGFFLASFTDTTIIWTLSGITIALMTIPNLIGILSLSKEMKSEVKLFWGEYAKRFPGEKVPKG